A part of Oncorhynchus gorbuscha isolate QuinsamMale2020 ecotype Even-year linkage group LG09, OgorEven_v1.0, whole genome shotgun sequence genomic DNA contains:
- the LOC124044032 gene encoding integrin alpha-4-like isoform X1, protein MERKTPGNLSCCWSFLLAYFWCCNLTECYNLDVDHPISFSGPNGSLFGYSVLLHKNQKNTWLLVGAPVANSSSYPAVKKPGAIYKCSISDKRECQQISTGVDSCGKTCFSESDNQWLGVSLSRQPRDGHVLACGHRWKNVFYSRKENQNKLPHGVCYRYEADLKQSQPLIPCYKDHQRKFGEDYGSCQAGISNFLTEDLIIMGAPGTSYWTGSVLVYNTSSRILSAYVDDSSTVLYGSYLGYSVGAGHFLHPDSTEIVGGAPQHGQTGKAYLFRAEENMLKIISEVKGSKLGSYFGASVCAVDLNGDGLSDLLVGSPMYSTVREEGQVHVYINQGAANMKEAEFQLVGSNSYAARFGETITDLGDIDDDGFADVAVGAPQEEELRGAIYIYNGRKTGISQTFSQRITGSVLGYELKMFGQSVSGGIDVDENGYQDVAVGAFLSDSAVVLRTRPVIVVEAFMPLPVSVDRYVALCSDNGLPAVCINATVCFRVHARHFTSSIVLQYNLTADTQHKESFPSRFHFHGNGTSNTTTGRVKTRHDHLTCVPHQAFIRKDVRDIFTPIHFEVSYTLRDHTVHNGGSTFPALKPILQQRGGHGNLVANKTEFARYCSLANCSTNLQVSAQLVLPQRYNNMPYFALGNGKTIMLNTTLVNTGDDAFLPRLQLRFPNNLHYIKVLDAEEKFVSCDISEENKTIVGVDCSVGNLYLSSGAKVNISFLLDVNQSSSVGDVSISINASGDNYENEDLLHDNSATLMLPLRYGVDVNIHGFMTPTSFVFGDQAPIPVDCYTETFNYTYKVVNIGPSKSLNTIVEIDIPKILSPYPYRLLHVTDFHTSLGECSIRNDSIAVEDDCEVPQSSFIKELVFFFSKTSKRKMFCAYGDDLCLTLECRLGDMDIGKEATIHMEVKLNPTVLQLSPGRHGVMLMESTGIITSPREDPQTIILQKIPIAQVVLEAHFSQKPQAAVEVFIIVVSLLVGLLILALLIFALWKAGFFKRQFKKEDEIRRDSWDYVPKHLTKTESRS, encoded by the exons ATGGAGCGAAAAACGCCGGGCAATCTTTCGTGCTGTTGGAGCTTTCTTCTCGCGTACTTCTGGTGCTGTAATCTCACCGAGTGTTACAATTTGGATGTAGACCACCCCATTAGTTTCAGTGGACCAAATGGATCTTTATTTGGATATTCTGTATTGTTACACAAGAACCAGAAAAACACATG GTTATTAGTCGGAGCTCCAGTTGCGAATTCATCTTCCTACCCAGCCGTAAAAAAACCAGGAGCAATTTATAAGTGCAGCATCTCGGACAAGAGAGAATGTCAACAAATATCAACAG GTGTGGACAGTTGTGGGAAGACATGCTTCTCTGAGAGTGACAACCAGTGGCTCGGAGTCAGCCTGTCCAGACAGCCTCGTGATGGCCATGTATTG GCATGTGGGCATCGTTGGAAGAACGTGTTCTATTCCAGGAAAGAAAACCAGAATAAGCTGCCTCATGGTGTCTGTTACAGATACGAGGCTGACCTCAAACAGTCTCAACCACTCATCCCATGCTACAAAG ATCACCAACGGAAGTTTGGTGAGGACTATGGATCATGCCAAGCAGGGATATCCAACTTTCTGACTGAG GACTTGATAATTATGGGAGCCCCAGGGACGTCGTACTGGACTGGATCTGTCCTGGTCTACAACACCTCCAGTAGGATCCTGTCTGCCTATGTGGATGACAGCAGCACTGTCCTCTATGGCAGTTACCTGG GCTACTCGGTTGGGGCCGGCCACTTCCTCCACCCTGACTCCACAGAGATTGTAGGCGGTGCGCCCCAGCACGGGCAGACTGGTAAG GCCTACCTATTCAGAGCTGAAGAAAACATGCTGAAGATAATCAGTGAAGTCAAGGGCAGCAAG CTCGGCTCGTATTTTGGTGCCAGTGTGTGTGCTGTGGACCTGAATGGAGATGGCCTGTCTGATCTACTGGTAGGATCTCCCATGTACAGCACCGTGAGAGAGGAAGGACAAGTCCATGTCTACATAAACCAAGGAGCC GCTAATATGAAGGAAGCAGAGTTTCAGTTGGTGGGAAGCAACTCGTATGCTGCCAGATTTGGGGAGACCATAACTGATCTGGgagatattgatgatgatggCTTTGCTG ATGTGGCAGTGGGGGCTCCGCAGGAAGAAGAGCTGCGTGGGGCTATATATATCTACAATGGGAGGAAAACAGGGATCTCTCAGACCTTCTCTCAA AGGATCACTGGCTCTGTTCTGGGTTATGAGTTAAAGATGTTCGGCCAGTCTGTGTCAGGAGGCATCGATGTTGATGAAAACGGTTACCAAG ATGTAGCAGTAGGGGCCTTCCTCTCAGACTCAGCTGTTGTTCTGAG GACTCGTCCAGTAATAGTGGTAGAAGCCTTCATGCCCCTGCCTGTCAGTGTAGACCGCTATGTAGCGCTGTGTTCTGACAACGGTCTTCCTGCTGTCTGCATCAATGCTACAGTCTGCTTCAGGGTCCATGCTCGACACTTCACCTCTTCAATAG TGCTCCAGTATAATCTGACAGCAGACACACAGCACAAGGAGTCCTTCCCCTCACGTTTCCATTTCCACGGAAACGGGACGTCCAACACTACAACAGGGCGGGTCAAGACCAGACACGACCACCTGACCTGCGTCCCCCACCAGGCCTTCATAAGG AAAGATGTCCGAGATATCTTCACACCCATCCATTTTGAGGTTTCGTACACTCTCAGAGATCACACTGTCCATAACGGAGGATCCACTTTCCCTGCTCTGAAACCCATACTGCAGCAGAGAGGGGGGCACGGTAACCTGGTGGCCAATAAG ACAGAGTTTGCTCGGTACTGTTCATTGGCCAACTGCTCAACCAATCTGCAGGTCTCTGCTCAACTGGTGTTACCACA GAGATACAACAACATGCCGTACTTTGCACTTGGCAATGGGAAGACCATCATGTTGAACACAACCCTGGTGAACACGGGAGATGATGCGTTCCTCCCCAGACTCCAGCTCCGATTCCCCAATAACCTGCACTACATCAAAGTGCTTGACGCA gaggagaagtttgTGAGCTGTGACATTTCAGAGGAGAACAAGACAATAGTAGGAGTGGATTGCAGTGTGGGAAACCTATACCTCAGCTCTGGGGCCAAG GTCAATATCAGTTTTCTGTTGGATGTGAACCAGAGTAGTAGTGTTGGTGACGTTAGCATCTCCATCAACGCTAGTGG GGACAATTATGAAAACGAGGATCTTCTGCATGACAACTCTGCCACTCTGATGTTACCACTGAGATATGGAGTAGATGTCAACATTCATGG GTTTATGACTCCAACATCCTTTGTATTTGGTGACCAGGCACCTATTCCAGTTGATTGCTACACAGAGACATTCAACTACACTTACAAG GTTGTCAATATTGGTCCAAGCAAATCTCTCAACACGATAGTGGAGATTGATATTCCCAAGATCCTGTCACCATATCCATACAGATTACTCCACGTCACAGACTTCCAT ACGTCTCTTGGAGAATGCTCCATTCGAAACGACTCCATTGCGGTGGAGGATGACTGTGAGGTGCCACAGTCCTCTTTCATCAAAGAACTGGTCTTCTTCTTCTCCAAAACCAGCAAACGCAAAATG TTCTGTGCCTATGGTGATGACCTGTGCCTGACTCTGGAGTGTAGACTAGGAGATATGGACATTGGGAAAGAAGCCACCATTCACATGGAAGTGAAGCTGAATCCTACCGTTCTACAGCTCTCACCT GGACGTCATGGAGTGATGCTAATGGAGAGTACTGGCATTATCACATCACCAAGGGAGGACCCTCAAACCATCATCCTACAGAAGATCCCTATCGCTCAG GTTGTGTTGGAGGCCCACTTCAGCCAGAAGCCTCAGGCAGCAGTGGAGGTGTTTATCATTGTAGTGAGTCTACTGGTGGGACTGCTGATCCTGGCCCTGCTCATCTTCGCCCTCTGGAAG
- the LOC124044032 gene encoding integrin alpha-4-like isoform X2 has translation MGAPGTSYWTGSVLVYNTSSRILSAYVDDSSTVLYGSYLGYSVGAGHFLHPDSTEIVGGAPQHGQTGKAYLFRAEENMLKIISEVKGSKLGSYFGASVCAVDLNGDGLSDLLVGSPMYSTVREEGQVHVYINQGAANMKEAEFQLVGSNSYAARFGETITDLGDIDDDGFADVAVGAPQEEELRGAIYIYNGRKTGISQTFSQRITGSVLGYELKMFGQSVSGGIDVDENGYQDVAVGAFLSDSAVVLRTRPVIVVEAFMPLPVSVDRYVALCSDNGLPAVCINATVCFRVHARHFTSSIVLQYNLTADTQHKESFPSRFHFHGNGTSNTTTGRVKTRHDHLTCVPHQAFIRKDVRDIFTPIHFEVSYTLRDHTVHNGGSTFPALKPILQQRGGHGNLVANKTEFARYCSLANCSTNLQVSAQLVLPQRYNNMPYFALGNGKTIMLNTTLVNTGDDAFLPRLQLRFPNNLHYIKVLDAEEKFVSCDISEENKTIVGVDCSVGNLYLSSGAKVNISFLLDVNQSSSVGDVSISINASGDNYENEDLLHDNSATLMLPLRYGVDVNIHGFMTPTSFVFGDQAPIPVDCYTETFNYTYKVVNIGPSKSLNTIVEIDIPKILSPYPYRLLHVTDFHTSLGECSIRNDSIAVEDDCEVPQSSFIKELVFFFSKTSKRKMFCAYGDDLCLTLECRLGDMDIGKEATIHMEVKLNPTVLQLSPGRHGVMLMESTGIITSPREDPQTIILQKIPIAQVVLEAHFSQKPQAAVEVFIIVVSLLVGLLILALLIFALWKAGFFKRQFKKEDEIRRDSWDYVPKHLTKTESRS, from the exons ATGGGAGCCCCAGGGACGTCGTACTGGACTGGATCTGTCCTGGTCTACAACACCTCCAGTAGGATCCTGTCTGCCTATGTGGATGACAGCAGCACTGTCCTCTATGGCAGTTACCTGG GCTACTCGGTTGGGGCCGGCCACTTCCTCCACCCTGACTCCACAGAGATTGTAGGCGGTGCGCCCCAGCACGGGCAGACTGGTAAG GCCTACCTATTCAGAGCTGAAGAAAACATGCTGAAGATAATCAGTGAAGTCAAGGGCAGCAAG CTCGGCTCGTATTTTGGTGCCAGTGTGTGTGCTGTGGACCTGAATGGAGATGGCCTGTCTGATCTACTGGTAGGATCTCCCATGTACAGCACCGTGAGAGAGGAAGGACAAGTCCATGTCTACATAAACCAAGGAGCC GCTAATATGAAGGAAGCAGAGTTTCAGTTGGTGGGAAGCAACTCGTATGCTGCCAGATTTGGGGAGACCATAACTGATCTGGgagatattgatgatgatggCTTTGCTG ATGTGGCAGTGGGGGCTCCGCAGGAAGAAGAGCTGCGTGGGGCTATATATATCTACAATGGGAGGAAAACAGGGATCTCTCAGACCTTCTCTCAA AGGATCACTGGCTCTGTTCTGGGTTATGAGTTAAAGATGTTCGGCCAGTCTGTGTCAGGAGGCATCGATGTTGATGAAAACGGTTACCAAG ATGTAGCAGTAGGGGCCTTCCTCTCAGACTCAGCTGTTGTTCTGAG GACTCGTCCAGTAATAGTGGTAGAAGCCTTCATGCCCCTGCCTGTCAGTGTAGACCGCTATGTAGCGCTGTGTTCTGACAACGGTCTTCCTGCTGTCTGCATCAATGCTACAGTCTGCTTCAGGGTCCATGCTCGACACTTCACCTCTTCAATAG TGCTCCAGTATAATCTGACAGCAGACACACAGCACAAGGAGTCCTTCCCCTCACGTTTCCATTTCCACGGAAACGGGACGTCCAACACTACAACAGGGCGGGTCAAGACCAGACACGACCACCTGACCTGCGTCCCCCACCAGGCCTTCATAAGG AAAGATGTCCGAGATATCTTCACACCCATCCATTTTGAGGTTTCGTACACTCTCAGAGATCACACTGTCCATAACGGAGGATCCACTTTCCCTGCTCTGAAACCCATACTGCAGCAGAGAGGGGGGCACGGTAACCTGGTGGCCAATAAG ACAGAGTTTGCTCGGTACTGTTCATTGGCCAACTGCTCAACCAATCTGCAGGTCTCTGCTCAACTGGTGTTACCACA GAGATACAACAACATGCCGTACTTTGCACTTGGCAATGGGAAGACCATCATGTTGAACACAACCCTGGTGAACACGGGAGATGATGCGTTCCTCCCCAGACTCCAGCTCCGATTCCCCAATAACCTGCACTACATCAAAGTGCTTGACGCA gaggagaagtttgTGAGCTGTGACATTTCAGAGGAGAACAAGACAATAGTAGGAGTGGATTGCAGTGTGGGAAACCTATACCTCAGCTCTGGGGCCAAG GTCAATATCAGTTTTCTGTTGGATGTGAACCAGAGTAGTAGTGTTGGTGACGTTAGCATCTCCATCAACGCTAGTGG GGACAATTATGAAAACGAGGATCTTCTGCATGACAACTCTGCCACTCTGATGTTACCACTGAGATATGGAGTAGATGTCAACATTCATGG GTTTATGACTCCAACATCCTTTGTATTTGGTGACCAGGCACCTATTCCAGTTGATTGCTACACAGAGACATTCAACTACACTTACAAG GTTGTCAATATTGGTCCAAGCAAATCTCTCAACACGATAGTGGAGATTGATATTCCCAAGATCCTGTCACCATATCCATACAGATTACTCCACGTCACAGACTTCCAT ACGTCTCTTGGAGAATGCTCCATTCGAAACGACTCCATTGCGGTGGAGGATGACTGTGAGGTGCCACAGTCCTCTTTCATCAAAGAACTGGTCTTCTTCTTCTCCAAAACCAGCAAACGCAAAATG TTCTGTGCCTATGGTGATGACCTGTGCCTGACTCTGGAGTGTAGACTAGGAGATATGGACATTGGGAAAGAAGCCACCATTCACATGGAAGTGAAGCTGAATCCTACCGTTCTACAGCTCTCACCT GGACGTCATGGAGTGATGCTAATGGAGAGTACTGGCATTATCACATCACCAAGGGAGGACCCTCAAACCATCATCCTACAGAAGATCCCTATCGCTCAG GTTGTGTTGGAGGCCCACTTCAGCCAGAAGCCTCAGGCAGCAGTGGAGGTGTTTATCATTGTAGTGAGTCTACTGGTGGGACTGCTGATCCTGGCCCTGCTCATCTTCGCCCTCTGGAAG